A genomic segment from uncultured Desulfuromonas sp. encodes:
- a CDS encoding acetyl-CoA carboxylase carboxyltransferase subunit alpha, whose amino-acid sequence MQVYLDFEKPLVDLEQKILELREYSTESVDFSSELQKLEKKAEKLREDIFSKLTRWQRTQLARHPGRPFTLDFIQNIFTDWFELHGDRNFADDAALVCGFARFEGQPCAVIGHQKGRDTKEKVARNFGMPNPEGYRKALRIMQMAEQFGLPIFTFVDTPGAYPGIGAEERGQAEAIARNLREMAALKVPVIVTVTGEGGSGGALAIAVGNRVLMMEYSVYSVISPEGCAAILWSDGTKGPQASEALKLTAADINELGCIIDDVIEEPLGGAHTNVKEATKNVKACLKKHLDELLQLSPEELVEQRYEKFRAMTVMLEATAEE is encoded by the coding sequence ATGCAAGTATATCTGGATTTTGAGAAACCTTTGGTTGATCTCGAGCAGAAAATCCTCGAACTTCGTGAATATTCGACGGAAAGTGTTGATTTTAGCAGTGAGCTTCAGAAGCTGGAGAAAAAAGCCGAAAAGCTTCGTGAAGATATTTTTTCCAAACTGACCCGTTGGCAGCGCACCCAATTGGCGCGCCATCCTGGGCGTCCGTTTACCCTCGATTTTATTCAGAATATCTTTACCGACTGGTTTGAACTGCACGGTGACCGCAACTTTGCTGACGACGCCGCTCTTGTGTGTGGCTTTGCCCGTTTTGAGGGCCAGCCCTGCGCGGTCATTGGTCATCAGAAGGGGCGTGACACCAAGGAGAAGGTGGCACGGAACTTCGGGATGCCGAATCCGGAAGGATATCGTAAAGCCTTGCGAATCATGCAGATGGCGGAACAATTTGGTCTGCCCATTTTCACTTTTGTCGATACGCCGGGGGCCTATCCCGGCATCGGCGCCGAAGAGCGCGGTCAGGCTGAAGCTATTGCCCGCAACCTGCGCGAGATGGCGGCGCTGAAAGTTCCGGTCATCGTGACTGTCACCGGCGAAGGTGGTTCCGGTGGTGCCTTGGCCATTGCCGTTGGCAACCGGGTTCTGATGATGGAGTACTCGGTCTATTCTGTCATCTCACCGGAAGGCTGTGCAGCTATTTTGTGGAGTGACGGCACCAAGGGCCCTCAGGCGTCAGAAGCGCTCAAGTTGACCGCCGCCGATATCAATGAACTCGGCTGCATTATTGATGACGTGATAGAAGAGCCTTTGGGCGGTGCGCATACGAATGTGAAAGAGGCAACAAAGAATGTGAAAGCCTGTCTCAAAAAACATCTGGATGAATTGCTGCAGCTGTCACCGGAAGAACTGGTTGAGCAGCGCTACGAAAAATTCCGCGCCATGACGGTCATGCTGGAAGCGACGGCGGAGGAATAA
- the dnaE gene encoding DNA polymerase III subunit alpha, giving the protein MEHANFVHLHLHSQYSLLDGAIKIPNLIDRVKEYKMPAVAVTDHGNMFGAMEFYTKATAAGVKPIIGCEVYVAPGRRTEKSNARGSSEASYHLVLLCQNKIGYRNLCYLVSTAYREGFYYKPRIDWDLLVEYNEGLIAMSACLGGEIPTLINLGRPEEALTRAEQMSQVFDDRFYLELQENNIPEQTTANNGLIEIAGKIGLPLVATNDCHYLTREDAYAHEVLLCIQTGKTMDDEKRMRFANDGFYVRTPDEMRELFGHVPEALDNTVEIAQRCNLDFDFNTYHFPQYEKPKDKTLDEVLEEMAREGLEDRLKMIRTLRSEFSAEEEKVYRDRLERELKTIRDMGFPGYFIIVADFINWAKDHDIPVGPGRGSAAGSLVAFSIRITDIDPIPYDLLFERFLNPERISMPDIDVDFCIYGREKVIHYVQEKYGAPNVAQIITFGTLGAKGVIKDVGRALNMPYGEVDKLSKLVPAVLNITLKDAMQQEPRIQELAKSDVRVKELLNVALSLEGLTRHASTHAAGVVVTPNPLTDYLPLYTDQKSGGQVTQFPMSYVEKIGLVKFDFLGLKTLTVIDNALRLIHSAKNPDFDLKVIGDDDDATYQLLSRGDTTGVFQLESSGMKELLVKLKPNCFEDIIAACALYRPGPLGSGMVDDFILRKHGQKEIVYDFPQLEPILKDTYGVIVYQEQVMLIAQTLANYSLGGADLLRRAMGKKKPEEMEKQKVLFLKGAKENNLDAKKAEAVFDLMAMFAAYGFNKSHSAAYALVAYHTAYLKAHYPVEFMAALLTEDMENTDKVIKNIAEVRSMGIEVLPPDINASIRSFTVHENSMRFGLGAVKGVGSAALDSIIHVREDDGPYESLHDFCERVDLSKVNKKVVESLIKCGAFDSLGGKRAQYMDALESAMEMGQQVQRERQQGQESLFGMDEMVSRSGSSYGELPDVAEWDDKLRLNNEKEALGFYITGHPLSRFAEDIKRFATCDLAGLVEHHDKEEVRVCGIVSGKKELVTKKGDRMAFITLEDLTGSLEVVVFPEAFKAAMEHLSGDDPLMVYGTLDAGEDSCKVLANEIVLLHDVKEKQTSKIHLRLTTPGLTDDMMQTLKHTMMRYSGPCAVILHMVVPNRSETRIQVAKELSVVASDEFVSAVEKLFGYNVVTFE; this is encoded by the coding sequence ATGGAACACGCCAATTTCGTTCACTTACATCTCCACAGCCAGTACAGCCTGCTTGACGGTGCCATCAAAATTCCCAACCTGATTGACCGGGTGAAAGAATACAAGATGCCGGCCGTGGCGGTAACGGACCATGGCAACATGTTCGGTGCTATGGAATTTTACACCAAAGCGACCGCCGCCGGTGTGAAGCCGATTATCGGCTGCGAAGTGTATGTGGCACCGGGACGACGCACGGAAAAAAGTAATGCGCGGGGGTCGTCAGAAGCCTCCTATCACCTGGTGCTGCTCTGTCAGAACAAAATCGGCTATCGCAATCTGTGTTACCTGGTTTCCACGGCGTATCGCGAAGGGTTTTATTACAAGCCGCGTATCGACTGGGATCTGCTGGTTGAATATAACGAGGGGCTGATTGCGATGAGCGCCTGTCTGGGCGGCGAGATCCCGACGTTGATCAACCTGGGCCGCCCCGAAGAGGCGCTGACGCGTGCGGAACAGATGTCTCAGGTGTTTGATGACCGTTTTTACCTTGAACTGCAGGAAAATAATATTCCCGAGCAGACCACGGCCAATAACGGTCTGATCGAAATCGCAGGGAAAATCGGTCTGCCGCTGGTTGCGACCAATGATTGCCATTATCTGACCCGTGAAGATGCCTACGCCCATGAGGTATTGCTGTGTATTCAGACCGGCAAGACCATGGATGACGAGAAGCGGATGCGTTTTGCCAACGACGGCTTTTACGTGCGCACCCCGGACGAGATGCGTGAACTGTTCGGCCATGTGCCCGAGGCACTGGATAATACGGTGGAGATTGCCCAGCGCTGCAATCTGGATTTTGATTTCAATACCTACCATTTCCCTCAGTACGAAAAACCCAAAGACAAAACGTTGGACGAGGTGTTGGAGGAGATGGCCCGTGAGGGTCTCGAAGATCGCTTGAAAATGATCCGCACCCTGCGTTCCGAGTTCAGCGCGGAAGAGGAAAAGGTCTACCGTGATCGTTTGGAGCGGGAGTTGAAGACCATCCGCGACATGGGTTTCCCTGGTTATTTCATCATCGTCGCCGATTTTATCAACTGGGCCAAAGACCACGACATCCCGGTCGGTCCCGGTCGTGGTAGTGCCGCAGGCAGTTTGGTGGCCTTTTCCATTCGCATCACCGATATCGATCCGATTCCCTACGACCTGCTGTTCGAACGCTTCCTGAATCCGGAACGGATCTCCATGCCGGATATCGACGTCGACTTCTGCATCTATGGCCGTGAAAAAGTCATCCACTACGTGCAGGAAAAATATGGCGCACCCAACGTCGCCCAGATTATCACCTTTGGAACTCTGGGCGCTAAAGGAGTTATTAAGGACGTCGGCCGGGCGTTGAATATGCCGTATGGTGAAGTGGACAAACTGTCCAAGCTGGTGCCGGCGGTATTGAACATCACCCTCAAAGACGCCATGCAGCAGGAGCCGCGCATTCAGGAGCTGGCCAAGTCCGATGTACGGGTCAAGGAACTGCTTAATGTCGCGCTGTCACTGGAAGGGTTGACGCGGCATGCCTCGACTCATGCCGCCGGTGTGGTGGTCACGCCGAACCCATTGACCGATTACCTGCCGCTCTATACCGATCAGAAATCCGGCGGTCAGGTCACCCAGTTCCCGATGAGCTACGTGGAAAAGATTGGCCTGGTCAAGTTCGACTTCCTCGGCTTGAAAACGCTTACCGTCATCGACAACGCCCTGCGGTTGATCCATTCGGCGAAGAATCCTGATTTTGATCTTAAAGTCATCGGCGATGACGACGACGCTACCTATCAGCTGCTCAGTCGCGGCGATACCACCGGGGTATTCCAGCTTGAATCCTCGGGCATGAAAGAGTTGCTGGTTAAACTCAAGCCCAACTGCTTTGAAGATATTATCGCTGCTTGCGCTTTGTATCGTCCCGGTCCGCTCGGTTCGGGCATGGTCGATGACTTTATCCTGCGCAAACACGGGCAGAAGGAAATCGTCTACGACTTCCCGCAACTGGAGCCGATCCTCAAAGATACCTACGGGGTTATCGTCTACCAGGAACAGGTTATGCTTATCGCTCAGACTCTGGCCAACTATTCCCTCGGCGGCGCGGACCTGTTGCGCCGGGCCATGGGGAAAAAGAAGCCCGAGGAGATGGAAAAGCAGAAAGTGCTGTTCCTTAAGGGCGCCAAGGAAAACAACCTCGATGCAAAAAAAGCCGAAGCGGTCTTTGATCTGATGGCCATGTTCGCCGCGTATGGTTTTAACAAATCGCATTCGGCGGCCTACGCTCTGGTCGCGTATCATACCGCCTATCTCAAAGCCCATTACCCGGTGGAGTTTATGGCAGCATTGCTCACCGAGGATATGGAGAACACCGACAAGGTGATCAAGAATATTGCCGAGGTGCGCTCTATGGGCATCGAGGTGCTGCCTCCAGACATCAATGCCTCAATCCGCTCGTTTACCGTCCATGAAAATTCCATGCGCTTCGGTCTCGGCGCGGTCAAGGGCGTTGGGTCGGCGGCTCTTGATTCGATCATTCACGTGCGTGAAGACGACGGTCCTTATGAATCGCTGCACGATTTCTGTGAGCGGGTAGACCTGAGCAAGGTGAATAAAAAGGTCGTTGAGTCATTGATCAAGTGTGGTGCGTTTGACTCTCTGGGCGGAAAACGGGCGCAGTACATGGACGCGTTGGAGAGCGCCATGGAGATGGGCCAGCAGGTGCAGCGCGAACGGCAGCAGGGCCAGGAGTCGTTGTTCGGTATGGATGAAATGGTGTCGCGCAGTGGCAGCAGCTACGGCGAATTGCCCGATGTTGCCGAGTGGGACGACAAGCTGCGGCTCAACAACGAAAAAGAAGCGTTGGGTTTTTACATCACCGGCCATCCGCTGTCACGCTTTGCCGAGGATATCAAACGCTTTGCCACCTGTGATCTGGCCGGGCTGGTCGAACATCACGACAAGGAAGAGGTGCGGGTGTGCGGCATTGTCAGCGGCAAAAAAGAACTGGTCACCAAAAAAGGTGATCGCATGGCGTTCATTACCTTGGAGGATTTGACCGGCTCGCTGGAAGTGGTGGTGTTCCCGGAGGCCTTTAAAGCGGCGATGGAGCATCTCAGTGGCGATGATCCGCTGATGGTCTACGGGACCCTTGATGCCGGAGAAGACAGCTGTAAGGTGCTGGCCAATGAGATTGTGCTGTTGCACGACGTCAAAGAGAAACAGACCTCCAAGATTCATCTGCGTCTGACCACGCCGGGGCTGACTGATGACATGATGCAGACCCTCAAGCATACCATGATGCGTTATTCCGGCCCCTGTGCGGTGATCTTGCACATGGTGGTGCCCAATCGCAGCGAGACACGGATCCAGGTCGCCAAAGAGCTCAGTGTTGTCGCCAGTGATGAATTTGTCTCTGCCGTTGAAAAATTGTTCGGATACAATGTTGTCACCTTTGAATGA
- a CDS encoding Maf family protein translates to MSLTLVLASTSPYRQQLLRQLNLPFTAVAPQGEEIIDQQVAPELLVKHLALQKANSIRERFDDALIIGSDQVFVDPRGRILGKPGDAAGACRQLKMMAGNTHVFYTGLAVVDCRTGQTLVDYVTFSVTLRPLTSEQIAYYVEKEKPWDCAGSFKIEGLGIALMERMAGEDYSSLIGLPLIRLTTMLAECGLDVLSPQPRVCR, encoded by the coding sequence GTGTCTCTAACCCTTGTTCTCGCCTCTACCAGCCCCTATCGACAGCAACTGTTGCGCCAGTTGAATCTTCCGTTCACTGCCGTTGCACCACAGGGTGAAGAGATTATTGACCAGCAGGTGGCTCCCGAACTGCTGGTGAAACATCTCGCCCTGCAAAAAGCCAACAGTATTCGTGAACGTTTCGATGATGCTCTGATTATCGGCTCGGATCAGGTGTTTGTCGATCCGCGTGGACGGATACTCGGCAAACCCGGAGACGCTGCCGGAGCTTGTCGCCAATTGAAGATGATGGCCGGGAATACCCATGTCTTTTACACCGGGCTGGCTGTGGTCGATTGTCGGACCGGACAAACCCTGGTGGATTATGTAACTTTTTCCGTGACGTTAAGGCCGCTGACGAGCGAGCAGATTGCCTACTATGTGGAAAAAGAGAAACCTTGGGACTGTGCCGGATCATTCAAAATCGAGGGGTTGGGCATTGCGCTGATGGAACGGATGGCCGGAGAGGATTACTCCAGTTTGATTGGTTTGCCGTTGATTCGTCTGACCACCATGCTGGCGGAGTGTGGTTTGGATGTCCTGTCGCCTCAGCCCCGAGTGTGTCGCTGA
- the gmhB gene encoding D-glycero-beta-D-manno-heptose 1,7-bisphosphate 7-phosphatase: MLQTKKPAVFLDRDGTINVERDYLYRTEDFCFIDGADTAIRRLNDAGFLIVVVTNQSGIARGYYREEDVEILHRYLSQQLAEIGAHVDGYYFCPHHPESGHAPYVQECDCRKGKPGMLLQAAADLEIDLSRSWMVGDKKADVDAGLAAGCRPILVCTGHGESQREKVDTTQVPVCADLDEAVGLILRNCAEQ, encoded by the coding sequence ATGTTGCAGACGAAAAAGCCCGCCGTTTTTCTTGATCGTGATGGCACCATCAATGTCGAACGGGACTATTTATACCGAACCGAGGATTTTTGTTTTATCGACGGTGCGGATACCGCAATTCGCCGACTCAATGACGCCGGCTTTCTGATCGTCGTCGTGACCAATCAATCCGGGATTGCCCGCGGCTACTACCGTGAGGAAGATGTCGAGATCCTGCATCGCTATTTGTCGCAGCAGTTAGCGGAGATCGGGGCGCATGTTGATGGCTATTACTTCTGTCCTCACCACCCTGAATCGGGACATGCACCTTATGTGCAAGAGTGTGACTGTCGCAAAGGCAAGCCGGGGATGTTGTTGCAGGCGGCAGCGGATCTGGAGATTGATTTATCCCGTTCGTGGATGGTTGGCGATAAAAAAGCGGATGTGGATGCCGGTCTGGCCGCAGGCTGTCGTCCGATTTTGGTGTGTACCGGTCATGGCGAATCGCAGCGTGAAAAAGTGGATACCACACAGGTCCCCGTTTGTGCAGACCTTGATGAAGCCGTGGGTTTGATCTTGCGCAACTGTGCGGAGCAGTGA